The following are encoded in a window of Candida dubliniensis CD36 chromosome 4, complete sequence genomic DNA:
- a CDS encoding translation machinery-associated protein, putative (Similar to S. cerevisiae TMA17;~In S. cerevisiae: putative ortholgous protein has unknown function and associates with ribosomes), whose product MSSTQFPTLTLEEFKTAIKDVSQFELESKKNQQKHFIFKLIDTNNELWQEINNIKQLQDSTSFENQENLILYQETLWENKHSLLEQIARIESINDELIRRNLISEQDKSQDESKLMDDINKKDIENETPQKDVTEENTNSLAERDGDGDGDGDAEGVYL is encoded by the coding sequence atGTCATCAACACAGTTTCCTACTTTAACATTAGAAGAATTCAAAACTGCTATTAAAGATGTATCAcaatttgaattagaatctaaaaaaaatcaacaaaaacattttattttcaaattaattgataccaataatgaattatggCAAGagataaataatataaaacaattacaaGATCTGACAtcttttgaaaatcaagagaatttaatattatatcaAGAAACTTTATGGGAAAATAAACATAGTTTATTAGAACAAATAGCTCGAATTGAAAGTATTAATGATGAGTTGATTCGTCGAAATCTTATTAGTGAACAAGATAAATCACAAGATGAATCTAAATTAATGGATGATATAAATAAgaaagatattgaaaatgaaaccCCGCAGAAAGATGTTACAGAAGAGAACACTAATAGCCTTGCCGAACGCGATGGCGATGGCGATGGCGATGGCGATGCCGAAGGAGTGTATTTATGA
- a CDS encoding 26S proteasome regulatory subunit, putative (Similar to S. cerevisiae RPN6;~In S. cerevisiae: encodes essential, non-ATPase regulatory subunit of the 26S proteasome lid required for the assembly and activity of the 26S proteasome): protein MVMLNSFLAQLPVLELPIYKNFAILIFGPTSCLKRWLFNALQYCSGRSVKKKIVDVKFCMESRATMEKFSPGQIFFFFSFYFNTNTFDGKYPVPFISFPFLSIVYNHSKTMSEQQLLEEARKAVTNKQYDEAETKYKQIINQSESQSSNTTPTAKQLQQQESAILELGKIYETLNEPSKLSDLISDSRSILGNFAKSKTAKIVKTLIEDFDKLSAKDEKSLDIQIDATKSSMQWAIESKLSFLRQSLQLKLSDLLYQKKHHHEAIKIINELLREYKKLDDKSSLVEVQLLESKIYHALRNIPKAKAALTSARTSANSIYCPTILQAELDCQSGILNSEDKDYKTAFSYFYESFEGFNSQDDPRSIIVLKYMLLTKIMLNLIDDVNNILNNKNVIKYKSKDIDAMKSIAMAYSNRSLKEFENSLLTYAKELKSDPIIKNHFNALYDNLLEQNLLKIIESYSCVELSHISKVIGLNLQQVEGKLSQMILDKVFYGVLDQGNGWLIIYDEPRKDAAYEASLELVKNLSNVVDLLYEKASSLN, encoded by the coding sequence ATGGTGATGTTGAATAGTTTCTTGGCACAACTACCAGTTTTGGAATTGCCAATCTATAAGAACTTCGCAATATTAATCTTTGGCCCAACATCTTGCCTAAAACGTTGGTTGTTTAATGCTCTTCAATATTGTAGTGGTAGActggtgaaaaaaaaaattgttgatgtaAAGTTTTGTATGGAGAGTCGTGCAACCATGGAGAAGTTTCTGCCTGgccaaatttttttttttttctcgtTCTATTTCAACACCAACACATTTGATGGCAAATATCCTGTCcctttcatttcatttcctttcctttctaTTGTTTACAACCATAGCAAAACCATGTCTGAACAACAATTGTTAGAGGAAGCTAGGAAAGCTGTAaccaataaacaatatGATGAAGCAGAGAccaaatataaacaaataatcaacCAATCTGAATCTCAGTCCTCTAATACCACCCCAACAGCAaaacaattacaacaacaagaaagtGCTATTTTAGAATTGGGTAAAATTTATGAAACTTTAAATGAACCTAGTAAATTATCTGATTTAATATCTGATTCTCGATCTATCTTGGGTAATTTTGCTAAATCGAAAACTGCCAAAATTGTTAAAACattaattgaagattttgataaattgtcTGCAAAAGATGAAAAGTCATTAgatattcaaattgatgCTACTAAATCAAGTATGCAATGGGctattgaatcaaaattatcatttttaagACAATCTTtacaattaaaattgagtgatttattatatcaAAAGAAACATCATCATGAAGCCATTAAGatcattaatgaattattaagagaatataaaaaattagatgataaatcatcattagttGAAGTTCAATTATTAGAACTGAAAATTTATCATGCATTAAGAAATATTCCTAAAGCTAAAGCAGCATTAACTAGTGCTAGAACTTCAgctaattcaatttattgtCCCACAATTTTACAAGCAGAATTAGATTGTCAAAGTGGGATATTAAATTCTGAAGATAAAGATTATAAAACTgctttttcatatttttatGAAAGTTTTGAAGGGTTTAATAGTCAAGATGACCCAAgatcaataattgttttaaagtATATGTTATTGACAAAAATTATgttgaatttaattgatgatgttaataatattttaaataataaaaatgttattaaatataaatcaaaagatATTGATGCTATGAAATCAATTGCTATGGCTTATTCAAATCGATCCcttaaagaatttgaaaattcttTATTGACTTATgctaaagaattaaaatctgatccaattataaaaaatcattttaatGCATTAtatgataatttattggaacaaaatttattgaaaattattgaaagttATAGTTGTGTGGAATTATCTCATATTTCTAAAGTCATTGGATTAAATTTACAACAAGTAGAAGGCAAATTATCTCAAATGATTTTAGATAAAGTGTTTTATGGTGTATTAGATCAAGGTAATGGTTGGTTAATTATTTATGATGAACCAAGAAAAGATGCTGCTTATGAAGCTTCATTAGAAttggtgaaaaatttatctaatgttgttgatttattatatgaAAAAGCATCTTCATTAAACTAA
- a CDS encoding nuclear pore complex protein, putative (Similar to Homo sapiens NUP107;~human putative orthologue encodes essential component of nuclear pore complex; required for the assembly of peripheral proteins into the nuclear pore complex and plays a role in nuclear mRNA export;~Similar to S. cerevisiae NUP84;~In S. cerevisiae: subunit of the nuclear pore complex (NPC); plays a role in nuclear mRNA export and NPC biogenesis), which yields MPIDLVTYDQNTSIEVQFAQALERFQLNKSNTSLTSPPPPFNFLQKFKSIAATQALQLGEELQSKNDTDNVLREQFENWNLETKLWILVEELYSFRLSNPEENIEIHEYSSLSLKQENYLSTHPKLKELLIIINWIQQTTNNSNLNVSGDYDTNIEQTKWQNTKIAIETKEVNSLLNNKGVDNIVDKLDIDAPLRTNSIIDPKDQLIDSENYAIIYKLLLNGKIQEAIDYANNTGNFALALILVGGAQDYIDPVLDGIKDSNISVASGIKHKLLWKETVYKLSQQKGLNDYERLIYNYLSGGDISENLKASRNSWEESLLLYAYQLLSYKLQSFILENSNEESLSLAISIPKPQSDSIEEILNILSNANSEVSLESRNPLRIISGAIMIDKVESLIDNINQDLVNNNNNNNENILRILVHLSIFIAIIKPWGNDQSENLTTIITLYISMLSETNKSELIPVYLSFIPDEKDARETYSIILSSITDKEQQTKQLQAAKKLTQPFISVNNNEGDDVDIDVDTDMVIVEDDDNKLINVLRRTVERVMIETAPNYERQQNDPVIVKDDELSVDEIDFKLYRSVEWFYENQMYEDAIKATIVVIRRFLINGKLASLKKFAKENNFKQLISNYDIETVGEDDQQQQQQQQDEKKEERVTDDTKQELIEYTNFIEGLELIDDWKLFINQGHPFKGTSVDSSLEKTEKVLKNILQNWLLELNTNRDDDLNPPIVQQFRILYIPYLIIELLTIYENARAQNWKYIKQAYQLINEVADDQSNDYLNCFIKSGRIKEFMAKCGELSIIACEHGITGIFGGTTKGKESI from the coding sequence ATGCCAATTGATTTAGTGACTTACGATCAAAATACCAGTATTGAAGTCCAATTTGCTCAGGCATTGGAAcgatttcaattgaataaatcaaaCACTTCCTTAACTTCACCACCACCGccatttaattttttacaGAAATTTAAGAGTATAGCAGCTACACAGGCATTACAATTAGGAGAGGAATTACAATCCAAAAACGATACTGATAATGTTCTTAGagaacaatttgaaaattggaatttagaaacaaaattatgGATTCTTGTGGAAGAATTGTATTCATTTCGATTATCAAATCCagaagaaaatattgaaattcatgaatattcatcattatcattaaaacaagaaaattatttatcaacacatcctaaattaaaagaattattgattattattaattggattcaacaaacaaccaacaattcaaatttgaatGTGAGTGGTGATTATGATACTAATATTGAACAGACAAAATGgcaaaatacaaaaattgccattgaaacaaaagaagTTAATTCacttttaaataataaaggTGTTGATAacattgttgataaattagaTATTGATGCTCCCTTGAGAACAAATCTGATTATTGATCCTAAGGATCAACTTATTGATCTGGAAAATTACGCCATCATTTATAAACTTCTTTTAAATGGAAAAATTCAAGAAGCAATTGATTATGCCAATAATACAGGGAATTTTGCTCTTGCATTGATATTAGTTGGTGGAGCTCAAGATTATATAGACCCAGTATTGGATGGAATTAAAGATTCAAACATTCTGGTTGCTAGTGGGATTAAacataaattattatggaAAGAAACTgtttataaattatctCAACAAAAGGGGTTGAATGATTATGAGAgattgatttataattatttaagTGGAGGTGATATTTCAGAAAATTTAAAGGCATCAAGAAATTCATGGGAAGAATCATTACTTTTATACGCctatcaattattatcatataAATTACAATCATTCATCTTAGAGAATAGCAATGAAGAATCATTATCGTTGGCAATTTCCATTCCTAAACCACAGtctgattcaattgaagaaatattaaatatcTTATCAAATGCCAATTCAGAAGTATCATTGGAAAGTCGTAACCCATTGAGAATAATTAGTGGGGCAATTATGATAGATAAAGTTGAATCTTTAATTGACAACATTAATCAAGATTTagtcaacaacaacaacaataacaatgaaaatattcttAGAATATTAGTACATTTATCTATTTTCATTGCCATCATAAAACCTTGGGGTAATGATCAACTGGAGAACTTGACTACTATTATTACACTTTATATTTCAATGTTATCTGAAACCAATAAATCAGAATTAATTCCagtttatttatcatttattcCTGATGAAAAAGATGCTCGAGAAACTTATTCGATAATTCTTTCATCAATAACAGACAAggaacaacaaacaaaacaattacaaGCTGCTAAAAAATTAACCCAACCATTCATTAGtgtaaataataatgaaggCGATGATGTCGACATCGACGTTGATACTGATATGGTGATAGTggaagatgatgataataaattgattaatgtATTGAGAAGAACCGTGGAAAGAGTAATGATAGAAACGGCACCAAATTATGAACGTCAACAAAATGATCCCGTGATAGTGAAAGATGATGAACTTTCAGtggatgaaattgattttaaattatatcGTTCTGTTGAATGGTTTtatgaaaatcaaatgtaTGAAGATGCAATTAAAGCTACAATTGTAGTAATACGTcgatttttaattaatgggAAATTGGCtagtttgaaaaaatttgctaaggaaaacaatttcaaacaattgatatCCAATTATGATATTGAAACCGTTGGAGAAGAcgatcaacaacaacagcaacaacaacaagatgagaaaaaagaagaacGAGTTACTGATGAtacaaaacaagaattgataGAATATACTAATTTCATTGAAGGAttagaattgattgatgattggaaattatttattaatcaagGACATCCATTTAAAGGAACTTCAGTAGATAGTTCATTAGAGAAAACTGAAAAagtgttgaaaaatattttacaGAATTGGTTACTTGAATTGAATACTAACCGTGATGATGATCTTAATCCACCAATAGTTCAACAATTTAGAATATTATACATTCcttatttgataattgaattaCTTACGATATATGAAAACGCCAGAGCacaaaattggaaatatattaaacaagcatatcaattgattaatgaaGTTGCTGATGATCAACTGaatgattatttaaattgttttataaaGAGTGGTCGtattaaagaatttatGGCTAAATGTGGAGAATTATCTATAATTGCTTGTGAACATGGTATTACCGGTATATTTGGTGGTACTACTAAAGGTAAAGAAAGTATATAA
- a CDS encoding methyltransferase oms1, mitochondrial precursor (ec 2.1.1.-) (oxa multicopy suppressor 1) (Similar to S. cerevisiae OMS1;~In S. cerevisiae: encodes a protein integral to the mitochondrial membrane; has a conserved methyltransferase motif; multicopy suppressor of respiratory defects caused by OXA1 mutations), with protein sequence MLGQRLILRSSYRLAIPKSVVVPRNYSTSPSNNPFPLNDKERKQAKKQSQLPWYKRWSNYSNSEQFQNKTMPKVYLCAFVVSLVPMYFYMRDRYHEDKQLKHINAKYAQDPSSLSEYEYLVLKSMNHSEKLRPLELKKYKIYQLMRKEFRRKNLFNQEMFNPTPQELNDWYQNQVKYKSASKVVPILVDKIDSKDKINVSNPAIQNAEDTTAFYDSKAKEYDDAVKWEERGIFMGSKRKWLMSQAKGDVLEVSCGTGRNIPYLYLQQINSLTFIDSARNMVEVTKEKFQKAFPEFKKVAFAVGKAEDLTSIAEDVKYDTIVEAFGLCCHEDPVKALQNMAKLLKPGGRIVLLEHGRSNWDFINNHLDFRSEKRMETWKCRWNLDIGELIDEAGLDITKEKRAHLSTTWMIVVKKPEDPINPDEKPFLDKLFGRESKKVQKS encoded by the coding sequence ATGTTGGGCCAAAGATTAATATTGCGAAGTTCTTATAGATTGGCAATTCCAAAACTGGTAGTTGTGCCAAGAAACTATTCAACATCACCATCTAATAATCCATTCCCGTTGAATGATAAAGAACGGAAACAAGCAAAGAAACAATCACAATTACCTTGGTATAAACGATGGAGTAATTATTCCAATTCcgaacaatttcaaaataaaaccaTGCCCAAAGTATATTTATGTGcctttgttgtttctttaGTACCAATGTATTTTTATATGCGAGATAGATATCATGaagataaacaattgaaacataTTAATGCCAAATATGCACAAGATCCTTCAAGTTTATCTGAATATGAATATTTAgtattaaaatcaatgaatCATCTGGAGAAATTACGTCCtttagaattgaaaaaatacaagatatatcaattaatgagaaaagaatttagacggaaaaatttatttaatcaAGAAATGTTTAATCCAACCCCacaagaattgaatgattggtatcaaaatcaagttaaatataaatcagCAAGTAAAGTTGTTCCCATATtagttgataaaattgattctaaaGATAAAATCAATGTTTCTAATCCAGCAATTCAAAATGCTGAAGATACTACAGCATTTTATGATTCCAAGGCTAAAGAGTATGATGATGCGGTGAAATGGGAAGAACGAGGCATTTTTATGGGtagtaaaagaaaatggtTAATGAGTCAAGCTAAAGGTGATGTTTTAGAAGTTTCTTGTGGTACAGGGAGAAATATTCCTTATTTATATCTTCAGcaaattaattcattaacgTTTATTGATTCTGCTCGTAATATGGTAGAAGTGactaaagaaaaattcCAAAAGGCGTTTCcagaatttaaaaaagtTGCCTTTGCTGTGGGTAAAGCTGAAGATTTGACTAGTATTGCTGAAGATGTTAAATATGATACTATTGTTGAAGCATTTGGATTGTGTTGTCATGAAGATCCTGTAAAGGCATTACAAAATATGgctaaattattaaaaccAGGTGGGAGAATAGTATTATTGGAACATGGTAGAAGTAATTgggattttattaataatcattTAGATTTTAGAAgtgaaaaaagaatggaAACTTGGAAATGTCGATGGAATTTAGATATTGgagaattaattgatgaggCTGGATTAGATATAACCAAAGAGAAAAGAGCTCATCTTAGTACAACTTGGATGATAGTTGTTAAAAAACCAGAAGATCCAATTAATCCTGATGAAAAGCCATTTTTAGATAAACTTTTCGGTAGAGAATCTAAAAAAGTTCAAAAATCATAG